In Glandiceps talaboti chromosome 14, keGlaTala1.1, whole genome shotgun sequence, a single genomic region encodes these proteins:
- the LOC144445726 gene encoding uncharacterized protein LOC144445726 has product MYKWVVQGDSTIEYVGDPKKKGEENKKGDEVKATNDGKVSGNLNNGRSFRASRRKGRLPPMKKVKVELPSSEDDETSDEDEMIVKKVDKTKESSQVCSKDIVDAVNTKKEIPVGKSDDGEQMLTVKEEPASEENLYGVMPSNAAASKSYDDSDTDSMTSRSNSQCTDLGDQSDSVCDLSTGRREPQSQSLQTTNNVTIAPQPTMPVVNGITANVVTVNPNMLQSGGPIFVAAVPTLQPQIMPQVTVVDGSNPLNIIASTAALASRADVRGSADSSGSEQTSVNGDGLPKSSRKRADKQPVPDEAKDTRYFERRRRNNLAAKRSRDARRAREEDMSVRIAQLEQENAILRSQLAAAREKAETLRRDLEPPTQP; this is encoded by the exons atgtacaAGTGGGTAGTGCAGGGTGATTCTACCATAGAATATGTCGGAGATCCGAAGAAAAAAGGAGAGGAAAACAAAAAGGGAG ATGAAGTGAAAGCTACAAATGATGGAAAGGTTTCTGGGAATTTAAACAATGGAAGATCCTTTAGAGCCTCaagaaggaagggacgactacCTCCTATGAAAAAAGTTAAGGTTGAGCTACCATCATCAGAGGATGATGAAACTAGCGATGAAGATGAAATGATTGTCAAGAAAGTTGACAAGACTAAAGAAAGCTCACAAGTATGTTCCAAAGACATTGTTGATGCAGTGAATACAAAAAAAGAGATACCTGTTGGGAAATCAGATGACGGAGAACAAATGCTGACAGTGAAGGAGGAACCAGCCTCGGAAGAGAACTTGTATGGAGTGATGCCATCCAATGCTGCAGCAAGCAAGTCATACGATGACTCAGATACAGACTCTATGACATCAAGGAGTAACTCTCAGTGTACAGACCTCGGGGATCAGTCAGACAGTGTGTGTGATCTGTCAACCGGACGACGAGAGCCACAGTCACAATCTCTGCAAACTACCAACAACGTAACCATTGCACCTCAACCAACAATGCCAGTGGTGAATGGCATCACAGCTAATGTTGTCACAGTCAATCCCAACATGCTACAATCAGGTGGTCCGATCTTTGTCGCTGCAGTACCAACCCTTCAACCACAGATTATGCCACAAGTCACTGTAGTGGATGGTAGTAATCCATTGAATATTATAGCATCTACTGCTGCCTTGGCATCGAGGGCAGACGTAAGAGGGTCAGCTGATAGTTCAGGGAGTGAACAGACATCAGTGAATGGTGATG GACTGCCGAAGTCAAGTAGGAAACGAGCTGATAAACAGCCTGTGCCTGATGAGGCAAAGGATACTCGTTACTTTGAGAGAAGACGTCGTAACAACCTTGCAGCCAAACGTTCGCGTGATGCACGACGAGCACGTGAAGAAGATATGTCTGTCAGGATAGCCCAGCTAGAACAGGAGAATGCAATTTTACGCTCACAACTTGCTGCTGCCAGAGAAAAAGCCGAAACTCTTCGGAGAGATCTCGAACCACCAACACAGCCATAG